The genomic segment GGTCGAGACAGCCattactagggttcccaacctccagatactggctggcgatctcctgcgattataaccgatctccagccgatagagatcagttgacctggagaaaatggccacttcggcaattggactctatggcattgaagtccctcccctcaccaagctctgccctcctcaggctccaccccaaaaacctcccgccggttgtgaagagggacctgccaaccctacatagagcccccccctccaaagaagtcattttctcctggggaacagacagatctctgttgtctggagatcaattggaataccgggtagggttgccaggtccctcttcacccccggaaggaggtttttggggtggagcctgaggaaggtggggtttggggagggacttcaatgccatagagtccaattgccaaagaggcccttttctccaggggaactgatctctatcggccagagatcagttgtaacagcaggagatctccagcctagagatcagttgtaatagcaggagatctccagcctagtTGGCAATCCTCCCTAGGTCTGATTTGGAAAGCCCAACGGACCTTTGCAATCGACGTCGCACAAGTTGTCCGAATCGATAGCTTCATCGGCGCACCAAGTGCTGTTGATCTGAAAGATGCCGAAGTCTCTGGTGCCATCCTCGTTCTGAGCCACAGCTTCGGTGTCAAAGCCGCTCTCGAAAAAAGCCAAGCAGACCCCTGttgggagaggaatggaagatcTCTGACACGATCagcaccagttagggttgccaggtttttggggtggagcctgaggagagtggggtttggggaggggagggacttcagtgccatagagtccaattgccaacacagccatttattccaggggaaactgatctctatcgcaggagatctccagctaatacctggaggttacagtTATAAGAAACCAGTACCAAGGCTCCaaaaatgcatatatatatatatatatatatatatatatatatatatatatatatatatatatatatatatatatatatatatatatatatataaaaaattcaaACAATACACATACAAATACAATGTGATACTATGGAAAGGACAAACATATGTAACATCTACAAAAATTACCACATCCAAAGTGTAGAAATCCAAGGGGAAGCAAGACAAGCTGCAAACGGCCTATAACAAAAAAACCTGGTGGCCGAAAAACCTATAAGTCAACAGTGGATTTAACACGACGATGCGTTGACTGAGCTTGGATTACTTCTGATTATTCAGTCGTGCAGGTAATGTTGAAAAATATCAGTCCAGTATTGTTCAATGAAGCCACAAACAGGTGAGTGAAGCATCCAAAGGAAGCAAGTCCAGAACTTGGACCCGAGCGTGGACGTGGAAACAAAGGAAGGTACGTGTGACCTAGATTGTTTTTGACACGTTTCAGCCAATTCCTAAAATAGCTTCGCATGAACCGAGTTCAAAGCAGATACGTTTCAAGTGACCTTTCCAGATTCCTGTGAGGATCTCAAAAAGcggatcacctggaggttggcaaccccggtgCCAGTCCAGTGCTCCTAAACCCCAGATTCAGCCTCGAGAGCCACATATTAGTAAGCATCAATTTTACATTCCAAGATAACATAATGACTGTATTTCAATCTACCTTTCTGTAGTGTTGCAATGGCTTTTTTCGCTAATGCAATGAGGACTTGGTGGtgatgatgactagggttgccaacctccaggtggtggctagagatctcccgctattacaactgatctccaggcaacagtggaagaattttctaacagttagagcggttcctcagtggaacacgcttcctcgggaggtggtaagtgctccttaccagcatggcatagtggttaagagcagtggtttggagcggtggattctggtctggagaactgggtttgagtccccattcctccacatgaggggtggaggctaatcaggtggactggatttgtttccccgatcctacatacgaagccagctgggtgaccttgggctagtcacagctatcttagagcactctcagccccacagacctcaaagggtgtctgttgtggggagggggagggaaggtgattgtaagctggtttgagtctcccttaagtggtagagaaagtcggcatataaaaacctactcttcttcttccatggaggttttcaagcagaggctagatggccatctgtcagcaatgctgattctatgaccttagggagggcatcttggccatcttctgggcatggagaaggggtcactgggggtgtgtgggggacgtagttgtgaatttcctgcattgtgaagggggttggactagatgacccggtagtcccttccaactctatgattctataataactGTAATAAATCCTTGtaagtgatcagttcacctggagaaaatggccgctttggccattggactctatggcattgaagtcccccccctccccaggctccacccctaaaatctccaggtatttcccaacccagaacttgcAACCCTAACTATTGTCCCAATCCCAGCCTCAAACAACATTTGGAAACAAAGGGGTGCTCTTCATcacggagtagggttgccaacctccaggtactagctggaggtctcttgctattacaactgatctccagccgctagagatcagtccacctggagaaaacagctgctttggccattggactctatggcattgaagcacctcccctccccaaaccccaccctcctcaggctccaccccaaaaatctcccgccgatagcgaagaggggcctggcaaccctatcacggAGCCATACTCACAATTAGCCAGGCTGTAATCCTCGTAGCCATCCAACCCATGGGCAGACAACCTTTTAGCCAACTCACAACGCTCATAGATCTTGGCTTGGAGGGCAACCACAAAgcaggcgaggaggaggaggaagaggggggctgGGAGAAGAGAGCCTTCATCCCTGCTTCTGGGCATGTGGCGAGGAGGAGGAAGTTTAGATCAAAGTCAGCGGACGGCTACCCTGGTGACTCCTGCAGAAAGAAGCAGAGGAACAGGTAatgttgccagctcagggttgggaaatacctggagatttggggggtggagccgcaggagggcagagcttggggaagggagggacttcaatgccacagagttcaccttccaaagcaaccattttctccaggtgaactgatatttgtcacctggagatcagttgtaatcgtgggagatctccagccaccacctggagattggcaaccctagaaacaggtAAGATGGCTCCATCAAGAGTCAAGATGGATGAAACCCTTTAATGATGGagcatcttcattgccctcctcatACGTACAAATTTTCTGCCCTGGGtcaagctgttttttaaaaaagccttggTTCGACAAGGCTTTTTGACAtggttcagtttttaaaaaaataaaagccaacTGTGCTTGGTACTAGCTGTAACCTTGAGGTTAGACTACTGTAGCCACTctacttggggctgcccttgaagacaatttgGGGGTTTCCGAGAATCATAAATGTGGCTGCCCATTGATTGAGTAGAACAAAGAGCTAGAGCCACGGGGTCTTAAAACAATGTTATGGATTGCCTCaataaggttggatccagccagcttttgaaGTGGTGACAAAGGGAGGAAGGGCcaccctttgaccaccaaaaaaggctgtGCTCAGGAGCCATGAGGGACACTGACTATAATCAGGAAAGGGATTGGATGAGAGTGAGGGACAAAATTGGCTGGAACCAAGCCTTTCTAACCCAAGCTCTGTTTTAAGATGCTAGTTCTCACCCAAAAAGCCATTCATGGTGGTTGACTCACGTGCCTAAAGAACCATCTCTTCCTATATGAGCCCATTCAACAGCTTGGCTGTGCTCCTCTTACCGGACAGTGCTGGTTTTGATGTGTCCTAAAGTGATACAGTCTTCTCTAGTCAAAGCCTGggtcttctcagttgtggccccaGTTTTGTGAATTTCATGACCTGCCTCAGGAGGTCAGGAGAGGACCATCTCTAGCACTTTTGGTGGGGAGGTGTAATTTTGTTTGAGTGGGCATTTACTGCTGTTTTGGACCCAGTAACTGTAGAGATTTTGATGCTTTTAGCTGGGGGGTcagtttttattgttatttgtagggttgccaacctccaggtagtagctggagatctcctgctattgcaactgatctccagccgacagagataagttccactggagaaaatggctgctttggcaattgggctctatggcattgaagtccctcccctctccaaaccccaccctcctcaggctccgcccccaaaacctctcacgggtggcaaagagggacctggcaaccctagttcccagatctgatgagatcagactatcctgagccatccaggtcggagcaagagactaacagaggtggtttcccatcacctacctctgcatagcaacccgggacttatttggtggtctcccatccacgtaatAATCAAGGCTGGCCcttattagcttctgagatgtgatgagatcaggctagccagggccatccaggtcaaggcagtctTGAACATAGTCAAGATTAAAATGCCTTCTACACATATATGGCGGGAGGCTCAAATGAGAATTAAAGTAAAAAAGGGAAAGATGtaagaaagaaatgttttaaaagaagcttTTTTGATAAGCTAACGTAAATGAAAATAAGACTAAGAGCTATTGTGAAAGCACTGTGATGAAACCTAGTATAGAAACAAATCATTAGAAATTTATGCAATAAGTTCTACACATAGATGTCAAGTTTACTGATTGTTCCTTtatgttgtaataataataaattcttttaattttttttaaaaaaagattaaaatgcCAACTCCCCAGCAGTTTGTTGCAAAACCATCTGTTGCGATTACCTTTTCAACTACCCTGCGAGACTACGATAAAGTCATCGACGCAATGCCGGCCCAAAATGCCACGTTGCCTTTATACCAGGTTGCCCCAGGTGGACCTCTGGGGGGCCAAAGGAGATCACCACTGAGCTCCCGGTGTGTTAACTAAAGGATGAGATCCCGCCAGGCTGGTCAGCACAGCACTTGTTGGTAAGGGAAAGGACCACTAGAAGCTCCAAGTCCAGAAGGGCCAGAGCGGCTTGTAGGTAGAGGATGCTTCTATGAGGTCCCGACCCCTTCCCTTCCATGGGCTTCTAGAACCTGGCAAGGAGGGTCTGTGACATCGGCCTTtgatgcatggctgcttccctcgtggtcaccccttcGATGACTTCAGGCCTTTGTTTTGCTtaagcatgctgtttccaaccgtcagagttcgcctcgtgtgggtagtggttaagagcggtggtttggtgcagtggtgtccgatctggagaaccgggttggattcccccgctcctccccatgagcggcggaggctaatctggtgaactggctttgtttccccactcctccacacgaagccagctgggtgaccttgggctagtcacagctctctcaggcccacctacctcccagggtgtcttttgtggggaggggaagggaaggggatcgtaagccggtttgattcttccttaagtgggagagaaagtcagcatataaaaatcaattctttttcttcctcctcctccagctgtgAACAAGTCTTGTAACAGACAATACTAACATATTCAGCCTTATTTCGGTCCTTTCACAGTGGGGTCATCTGCCTCACCATGgtatgaaactagggttgccaactccaggttaggaaattcctggagatttggagatggagggtggggctggggagggacctcagcggggtataatgccgtagagtcccccTCCAAatcgaccattttctccagggaactgatctctgacatctggagatcaggtgtaactccagatctccaggcacaacctggacgttggcaaccctatataaaattACTCTGTGCTCCTTATAGTGATGATGTGAGTTCACTGTTTTACCCATTTTAACTTTAAATACATCTGGATGACTAAGAGGTTGTGAAAGATATACTCctataggagcctaagattataacGGCAGCTCTGGCTggaatatatataaacaaattttagacttttCACTTTACAGATCTCAGTTTACTCAGTCTAAGGATTACAGTTTTCTCTTATGTTGTACTTTCATAATGGCATAGAATTGTTTTattcagaccactgaagaaggcttcacggctgaaacgcgtttggtctgagctgtgatagtGTTGGTACATATtgttagactagggttgccaacctccaggtaatagcaggagatctccttctattacaaccaatctccagccgatagaggtcagttcccctggagaaaatggccgctttggccattggactctatggcattgaagtccctcccctccccaaaccccgccctcctcaggctccgccccaaaaacctcccgccaatggcaaagaaggacctggcaaccctatgttagactgttgtaattttgtgttttctgTTTATTTGGCCTGTTCAACACAGATACATAGAGGCCAGAACAGGGCTACACATCCGTTGGgtttatttatatgtattttgTGTTTGCATTAAATTTACTAAACAGTATTCACAAAATctattgtatcaatattagccctgGGTTTTCAAGTTGATTCCTTATCTTTTGGGTACCTTACCCTATATGAAACACAAAAAAAGTAAGTCCTGTGCATACATCTCCTACAGCGGTGAATTTTAATCAGGCTCATTTCCCTTCCAGGACgatcctcttccccttccctaatCCCCATCagacacacattttttaaaagattctttccagGAAAGGAATGCATTTATTGAAATAACTTTGCGGCTTCCGTCAGGTTTGTTTTACTGCCAGGTCACGTCTAGAAGCAGCAGCCCGTGTCAGGTTTGGGGCTGGGTACCAGAAGATAAATCCCATGGCCGATTCCGCGGGATTACAGCAATCCAGTAATTCATTGGTCGCAGCCATTGAGCCAGTAATTCATATTTCTGCCCCGGCAATGATCTCTCCAGCCCATCCtaggaagaaagagggaaagagaaatacACACAGCACTATTCTTGGGGAGCCACAGAGAAATTCAGTCTTATTGACGCCTTAGAGCATGCTAAACCCATCGAggtattcagtcctttaggatacaaagtatcaaacatgtggatgtatttagattcttgacgccttaatatgagagatccacatcagacctatcatatttctgttgattgaatcgccataacacaataaatgactttcattttttgtgttatggcgattcaatcaacagaaatatgataggtctgatgtggatctctcatattaaggcgtcaagaatctaaatacatccacatgtttgatactttgtatcctaaaggactgaatacctcgatgggtttagcatgctatttgtaacataatatatgtaacagctgtctctttaattgaattcagtttttctgtaatgtaaaatgtaactgtctctttaatggttggttcttacatgtgactgcaccatttaaaattaagggcagtatctttggtaaattgccaacgcagagaatgttaataacagccagcgtgtgagtatgatgctctatcttctctctattttctcccttgtttaagccaattgctagcatattcatgttaattattatttgttaattagtattatgtactaatttatgatatagtggtccctgaagaaggcgttaatcgctgaaacagaaagatcaccgggcttctgttgagaacaactgcactactgaattgctactttCAAGAAGCATATctatggaagaaagggaggttggcaccccctttcatggacttacctataatactattatttgtttgtaacaaggcatagtcctctctttggtgttacttttaaggcaataattaacaacacatgtttttgcctacatactatcagtggtggatatgttattaaataccactactttataatcattgtgtctagcttgtgaagtgctgtttctagtttgctgagtacctggaggttggcaaccctatggatggggaaaatgttaggCTAGCAGAGGACGGGGTGGGCTAGGATGCTGTTCACACAGGCAAGGCTCCGAGGAAACGATCCTGCCTCCTTACCAGGCACCCAAGCCTTCAGATTCCACCACAGCTTTCTTCATACATTTGATGTCATCAATAATGTCATCAGTGAGCAAATCTAGCGGGGATGGAGGAAACAGCAACATTAAGAACCACACGATGCAGCAAAAATATATAAGCAATcagtcaggttgccaggtccctctttgtcaccggtgggaggttttgtgggcggagcctgaggagggcagggtttggggaggggagggacttcaatgccagagagtccaattggcaaagcagccattttttccaggtgaactgatctctatcggctggagatcagttgtaatagcaggagatcttctcctgcaagagatctccagctagtacctggaggctggcaaccatatggatacgggatgtccggataagggattctttgagtggttcctcaggggaacaggcttcctcaggaggtggtaagctctccttccctggaggtttttaagaagaggatagatggccatctgtcagcaatgtcaGAACAACTGGAAACATCTGCCTGCTCTTTGTAGCATGGCTTACACTATACTCTAAAGATTAATGTCGATGATCCTATTGTATCTGAATAACCTTGTAACAAACCACTCTTGAGTTCAAAATGGATATGACCAAAGATGACCCTCCCCATGTGCCTCTGCCAATATTttttaacagtcagagcggttcctcagtggaacaggcttccttgggaggtggtgagctctccttccctggaggtttttaagcagaggctagatggccatttgtcagcaatgctgattctatgaccttagacagatgatgagagggagggcatcttggccatcttctgggcatggagtaggggtcactggggcagtgttgggggaggtagttgggaattccctgcattgtgcagggggttggactagatggccctggtggtcccttccaaccctttgattctatgaatggaGCAACTACACAGGGTGTCCCCACCAATTGCCTGTCATTGGACGGCCAAACTAGACTACAGGATTGCTGCCCCCAGAGGGAGGTTGC from the Euleptes europaea isolate rEulEur1 chromosome 1, rEulEur1.hap1, whole genome shotgun sequence genome contains:
- the LOC130477998 gene encoding lysozyme C-1-like translates to MPRSRDEGSLLPAPLFLLLLACFVVALQAKIYERCELAKRLSAHGLDGYEDYSLANWVCLAFFESGFDTEAVAQNEDGTRDFGIFQINSTWCADEAIDSDNLCDVDCKELLTPDIENDIRCVRRIVKHPQGMAIWDEWKTHCEHLQNLEEWVKQCQL